AGCTGCATTTATTCGCCACCAGAACCACAAGCTCGTAATACAGCCTTCAAACAGGCACTCTCCGTCTGTTGCTTGTTCCAAGTTCTGAACAAACCCACGGTGCTGTGTGGGCGCCATCAATCCCCAGGCACCACCAGCAGTGAATGTCTCGTGACTGCTGAAGTAAGCACTCCAACAGTTACATCCCCTTCCCACCTGCACTCCCatgacctttttttccttacagatcACTGTAGTTCAAATCCCTTCTCTATCTCGTTGGAATACAAAGGATTCATACCCTTCTAAAAACAATATCCAGCAAGTAGCCAGAATGGATTCAGAGCAGGCAGATTAGCAACAAGGACACCTCAGCCTGACATCAGAGATGGTGTAAGCCCCAGGCCCACACAACACCCTAAAAGCACGTGCTGTCCAACTCGCTTGCTGTGTAACATGTGAGTAGTCATTGCTCCTGACTAAGTGTGACGTTCTCTCCCAAAGTTACATCCTGCTGCCACACAGCCTCATGACCACACACTGCTCCTCAGTATGACAAGGGGCTGCCCCGTGaccacagcaagcagcagtgctTGCTCCAGGAACCCAGACAACATGGAGGTCCTACAAAACGCGGTCACCTATTAGGTGAGCTCAAGAGCAGCCACTGATACAATGCCATCAGGTTTGCCTGCAGGGCATGGTGCAAGTGCCAAGCAGACGACCGAGAGCTTTATGGCACTGTACTAAAGCATACTTTCCCACTGACGTATCCTGAaaactagaaaaagaaataatccatTGCTGTGCCATCCTTGATTTCTTCAGGCTGTGGACAGGATCCTAAAGGCTGTGCTTGCAACTTTGTTTCAGTCTTTAACTCTTTGTAATGAACCAGAAGGCTCCGCATGTGCTTAGTGAATTGCTTAACTTGGAGGTACGAACCATTCAAGGCAAAAGCTGCCACAGGGGAGCAATTTGCACATCTTCCACACCTACACTGCAAGTAACACACAGCAGTAAATGGCATCACACGTGAATAAGGAGCTTTTGTTTATAAGAAACCTCAATAAACAGCGAAACAGATAGGAAGCACTGTTGCCTTTTAAAGGCATTTAGTGTTTCCAGTCTAAGTTGCTTCTAAACATCCAGAATTAGCTCCAGCCTTTGCCTGCTCTGGCCAATGACTCCTTGTAACACCTGCCCTTTCCTGGTCTCATTTTTGCTCATCATTGACGTTTCCCCCCACACACTGCACCCTCAGGACAACATCTTAGCCTGACCATAGATCGGATCCAGAGCTCGCTGCAGTCAGCAGGATGACTTCACTGGCTCTGCAGCGAGCCGAGGGCCCCAGCTCCGTGCACAGGCTTCCAGCCTGGAGTGGGACTTATGCTCGAGTAAGGCATCCCAGCCCAGACATGCAAGCTGGAAATCCCTAACCCTTTCACTGCTCGCGTTGTGTCTTAACCGGCAGAACTCACTGGCAGCCTGAACTctttacagatttatttttgttttcctcccagtGTCTGCTTTGtgaggaaaacaacagcaagcagcaaacCCTTGGCACACTGATGTCCCATCGCTCCTGTGCCTTGGCTCAGGTGGGCTTAGCAGAGGGAAGGCAATGCATTTGATGTTAACAGACGGCCAATGTGGGCAGCACATTGAGCCTAACACCAACCTAACAAGGAACCGAGCACTGAAAAGTTAACTCTTTGCAAACACTGGCCTTACAACCATGCTAACCGGGCCACACGCACTGTGTTCCTTCACACATACCATGAAACCATTCTCCGATCTGGCTGTGTGTTCTATAGGAGAACACCCCTAGAGCACACACGTCCAGTGCCAGGGGATTGGCACTCACTCCAGCTGTATGCCAAAGGTTCTCCTTCAGTACAGATGTTGCTCATCTCCCCAGAAAGGCACTGATATCACAGCCTTCACGCGTTCATCGGGCTTAGTTTGTGGGAGAGCAGCTGGGACCACATTTTGTCACGGTGTACCAATGaatacaggaaaaaggaaagaaataccCTCCCACTTCCAATGGGGTTATTTAttctggaaagagagagagaaaaaggaaaggcgCTTGACCGACCACAAGCATAAAAGCTGTCCATTTTCCATAAGTGGAAACCCTCCTGTTCTGGAGGATGCTGAAACCAGCCCCAGCCAGAGGAGATTTCTATACTGGAAACTCCGCAACAAACACCAGCTTTTCCAGAACAATCCCATGGACACATCTCCCAGCACCTTTGTTTGGTGGCGAGACAAAGACAGGCTTAACACCGGGCACAACCTCCagctgccactgcagcactcacGGTCTAGCACTGGTCCCCTCTCTTGTTGCACATTAGTGTGTCACCCCAAGGACCACACGGGGATGATCGCACACCTGGTCGCTATGCCGGGAACCCACCACCCCTGGCGCTGTCCTCAGCCACAACGGAACCGTGCCATGCTGGGACCCCGCCACTGCCAGGCTCACCAGCAggctgggagagcagggagCTCCGATGGGGCAAACCTTGTGTGCCCCAACTGAAGTGACCCCAGAGCCCACCAACCAGAAGAGCAAAGCGCAGGCACGTACCCATCCCCCGTTGTCCTGGATCCAGTTGTGCAGGTGCCGGTTCAGGTACTCGGTCATCCAGGTGGCAATGTTGTCCACCAGCGGCGACATCTCCCGGTTGACGCTCTCGACGCACATCACGCCGCCGAACTCGAAGAAGGCGACAATCCGGCCCCAGTTGACCCCATCACGGAAGAGCTCCTCCACCACGGCCACGAAGCGACCGTGGGCCGTGAAGGGCGTCAGGTGCAGCTGGCCCGACATCTGGGCAAAGTCCCTCTGGTAGCGGCGAGAGAACTCGTCCCCGGCCTGGCGCAGGGCGAGGTGGACGCCTGGAGGTGCGGGGCGCAGCCCCTCAGCTGGGGGCACCTCACTAGCAGCAGCCGAGCCGGGGGGCTCGGGGCGGTGGTGGGAGgaggctccagcagcagccaccgcggcaggagcagcagcaggagccaggGCCGGGGGCACAGGCGGCCTGTCCTCACCGGCAGCCCAGTCATAGCCCCGCTGAGAGAGTTTATAGTGGATGTACTTCAGCACTATCTCGCGGTTGTCGTAGCCTCTTCTCCCGGGGTGAGCCATGGTTTTCGAGGGGAAGCAGCGAgtgggagggggagaggaaggagaggagtgGGACGAACCCCCAAAAGTAAAGCAGCCAACGGTAATAAAATTAAGAACAGCAACAATTATAATCCAGTTAAGGTGTGGGGCACTGTTTCATTCATCATGAGGTGGGGGGCTCTCAGAGGGACGTGCGTCTTCTCGGCGTTGCCTCCTCAGATGGAGATGCACGGCATAAATACGGACTAAAACACGGCGAACGCTTTACTTCCAGATGCACGTTTATTACTTATTATAAATCTACTTGAGCGACGCTTCCTCCTGGCTGTCAGAATACATGTCAGAGGGTGTTACGCCCGCCGGGAACCAGGTGCATGTTCCCTTGTGCTGAGATCCCACGGACACAAAGGGAGCGGACGGATGCGCTCCGTCTCAACGCCGAGACGGGAACCTCGGCATCGCTCTGTTAAGTTACACAAACTAAATTTGCTCTGAAAAGTACTTACTCGGGGCTATAAATACGTTCCTCTGTCAAGTTTCCTCcgcaaaaagacaaaaacaaaacaaaccaacaacagcaacacGAAAACCCAAACATCCCAAGTCTTCAGGAACGCGATGCTTTGATGCTTCGGGTCACCGTGGGATGGGGACGGGACCTAGAGGCGGTCAGCACGCTTCCCAGTGTATTGCCCGGCGATCTGTCAGAGCTCAGCGATCCCCGGCCCGGAGCCCAGCCGGGCGAGAGGCCCCGCGGCGACGGCAGATCCTGGAGAGCAGATGGGGCGCATCTGAAGGCAGGCTGCTGCGGCCGAAGCGCTCCGCTCGTCCCTCCAGCGCGACGCACCGACAGCTGCATTTACGTAGTTTCATTCAGACCCTGATCGCAGGAGCCCAGCGCTTCCACACGCACGCACGCACACGCACACacgttaaaaataaaaaaatatatatatgtaaaaaaaaaattcaaaaaaaaatcaaaaagagaagggacagatttaagaaattaattatttttcaccGAAAAGAGCCcgcttaaaaaaaataaaataaaaaaccaaaatgaaatggCAGATCGCTTCCGACTGCGGCTCCGGGCAGCGGTGCCATTTCCCAAGCAGCTTTGTACCGCCGAGCAGGGCCGGCTGCGCTGCCACCGCTGCGCCGGTGGGGACCGCGGCCGctgcccgcccgccgcccgcgcAGCCCCGCGCACCGCCGCCTCCGGGCGGCTCCTCCGGGCGCTCCGCGCTGCTGCTGCCGGCGGCGGCTCCGGGCGGCGGCTccgagcggcggcggcgggcgcggGCGGGAGctcccggcggcggcggcggcggggggagcggagcggagcggggcgggggcggggaGAGGCGGGGAGGAGCGCAGCCCGAGGGGGAGGCTCCGGACCCGAGCGGCGCAGCCGGGCGCGGCGGTTTCCTAGAGCTCCGCCTCACGCTTCATTcaagaaaagagggaaatagGGGGGGGTGAGGGCGGGCAGGGAGGGcgcttataaaaaaaaaaaggaaaaggcctCGGCCCGCCTCCATCGCTGAGCGAAGGGGGGCGGCCGCCAGCAGCACCCCGGGCCAACCCCTCCCGCAGCGGGGAAGCGGCGACGCGGGTGGCACCAAGTGGGACGGGAGCGGAGAGATGGAGCGCCTCTCCGCGCCTCTCGTGGGGGAAAAGAAGTCCTCGGAGCAGTCCGAGGAAGGCCGCCCGTTTGGGGCTTAAAGCGCCTGCACCTCCcgcttccctcctcccctcgCCGGGTGCCGGCCGCTCCGCTGCTCTGCTGGGGCCCGTGCGCTGCTGTTGCCCCCCAGCGGCTGCCGCACGTCCCGgcctccaacccccccacccgCCTCCCTCGGTTCCTTGCCGGGCTGAAGGCTGCGGCCCACCCGCGGGCGGGTACGGCAAACTTCACGAGACAGATAGTCCCTTTGGAACAGATTGAGTAAGGAGGCTTTGTCCTCACTGGCTCAGCACTTCCCTCTGGCAGTGACAGATCCAGGCCTTCTGAAAAGGCTGATGAGAAAATAGCCATCGCAGTTTGCTAATACCAAACGCAGCTGAGGCTGTACCAAAAGACCAGAGCCTCAAGAGAAAAGCCTAGGAACCGCTTACTTGAAGGGAGGGCATGAAGGGTGAGTCATGGGAAACAAACTGTGCCTTGAAGACTGACAAAGTGGactctgtaaaaaaaaataatagcaaaacaTGATGACATACAGTGCTACAGTCTTTCCATTCCTAATTGCATCTGACCTGCCTTAAAAGCAACAACGCTGCCTGACTGGGCAATGAGCACCTACTGAAGTTTCACAAGTTTGCattgtggtgctgctgcttaCCTTGCCTGGATAAAGCAACAGCTAAAACTACAGCCGAGCCAAAGGCAGTACACGGCGCAAACCATCACGAGAGGCTCAGGATTTGATAAGGAATGTGGAACAAACTCATAAAGTGAGCCAGGGAATCATTGCTGTGCCTCAATGGTACCTCTAGGTACCTCAGAGGCAGGAGTGCTCGCTCGCACTAGGCCTCAGCCAGGACAGATCAGTGTGGTGAGGTGCTATGCTGGCCCAAGGGCCTCACAGAAAACTATCTAAAGAGGGGGCTGTAagagaaggggacagactctttagcaggcTCTGTTATGGAGGATGGTGAAGCACaagaacaggttgcccagaggtaGATGGTAGATGACCAGGTAGATGGTTTCTGGGGATACTCAATGTCAGGCTGAGTTCCCTAACACCATCATCCAGACAGCAGCCAGGATCTGTGgtataaaatgctttctgaaaaggTTTCACTTGTCTAAAAagtacacaaaagaaaaaaagcattgaCAATGCATTTTCCCATTCTTAACCAGGACAGGGGCAGGTTAACTGGAACAAATGAGCACTTCTTCACAGAGCACATTCCTGGAACAGGAGATTGTCTTTCATCCTCCCAGCGTTGCAAATGCTACAGGTGTGGAGTGGATCCTTCTTGCCTGAAGTGCTTGCAAAGCACAGAGTGCTACTGTAAGAAGTTTGAAGCCTGCTGAACCTACAATTAGGGTTTACTTGATTGGGGCCTTAATTGTGCTTTccaagaaaggcagcagcacgAGATGTTTAGATAGCATCCAGCAGATCCAAACAGCAAACAACGCCTGACTTTCAGCTCCTTTTACTCTACTTATTCCTCAGCCACCTTTCCTCCTATTCAAGCTTAAAGGTGGGAGGGATGCAGAATGGCCGTGCCCAGCTCAAGCTAATAGGCACCATGGGCACCTCTGGAAAGCCTCCTCCTCATCACTTGTCTTCATACACAGCAGCAGAGTCAgctttaaaaagcatatttccCCAGCAAGTAAACTGCGAGCTGCCTAAAGCATTGCCAAGTCTTTTGAGACTTGCTGTTAAATACTGTCTACAGCTGCTACCTTCACAGATTTAACTCTTCACTTTGACCAAAGAAATTGCTTCTAGGTGCTTGGTAGTTACCATGATATTTGTATTTCTCTAGAAGCTCTACTACAGAATGCGCTCCTAGATAGAACTCAAAAGGTTTAAAATTAACTCGGGGATTTCCCCCTCAGCTGAAAACAATCTTGTTTTCAGCTTAGAAAAATCAAGTCTCAGACTGCCTTGCCTTGGTGGCACCGTACAGCAGAGCAGGTTTGATACTGTGATCCTCATTCAGGATCCCACCAAAAACAAGACTACCCAAGCCAGCTTTgcaagatgcttttctttttccctttcaagtCTGACATGCAAcatttggattaaaaataaaacaaccaaccaCAACACTTTATTTCAGTGCAAGTTTCTGCTCAAGAAGCAAATAGCATTatttcccctcctcccagcccagcacctgCTGATGAGTAAAGTCTTTTTCACCAATTTAGTGCACTGAGgttggaaagcaaacaaatagagGATGGGAGGTGTGGCTCCCCAGCAGACACCTCATTTAAAAGGTTCTGGTTTCATGAGAGTCTCCCCCAAGCGACAGAGGAAAGCAAGTGACAGAAGGTTTTGCTGTGGGCTCTGCAAGGACAGCCACCTACTCAGTGTGCCTGGTACTACCCCCTGtgcaaaagcaaaccaaaaacaaccctAGCCAGGTAGTTTGGCCTCTTCGCTGAGATCAGaaagggtgttttttgtttgctcttttatttaGTTAAACAAAATGCTACgtatttttatctttcaaaaatCTTTAGGAATGAAGAGCAATCTACTTTGCCTGCTAATTCtattgaaaaaggaaaaacatcagcaGCTCCCATGCTGATCCCAGCAACATGGCTGCCTTCTGTTATAAAACTTCTTGTTATCTAACGAACACCAGCCCCTCCagctttaaaacacattttacataGCATACTCCCCTCTAACCGTTATTGATTTTGGAGGATAAATCAGTGAGAATGGCTTTCTGAAAGGCTGAGTTTCTGTGATCCTGGATTCGACAGTAGCCATCTTCAGGGTATTTCACCATGACTAGCACTATCTCAGCCTTTCTCTCAAGCTGGAATGTAATACAATCATATTATATAAAGGTTCGCGTTCAACAGTGTCACAGAAAGACAGCCACCCTAACCTTGTTTATTCCTATTGTTTCCCACTAGAAAGAACAAGCACCACTTGGCCCACCAGAAGTCATGAAAGCTTTCCAGAGAGCACAAGCACTAGTTAAATTCTGGCAGCAGCCCCTACAATAAAGGCAGATTTTTATCAATTTAATGCCACATGCCATTATCAATTTAATGCCACACCCGTCGTGTTTGGCGACACTACTGAATGGAGTTCATTACATCTTCCCCCACTATTTACTGTACACCTCTGCCTAGGCTGCCAAAATAGAGGGGGATGTATTGCCCCCTCACCCCCAAATCTTCTACATAATTAAGAGGATCCCACTGAATTAATCCCagattacaaaaagaaaaccaccaagCCTTGCTCCATGAATTTACCTACCGCACTTCACCCCTTCAAAGAACTTGAGTGCTACAGGTATTGTTGATCCTCcatttattttgagaaatataaaatatgaaaactcGTTTACAGTTCTGGCACAAAAGAGATGAAGCAATAAGCACAACGTTCCTTTGTTTTTACAAATGGTACTATGTATTTTCACCGTTCAAAAGTGCctaaagtttttttttcacagcaaataAAGTTTACCTATATCATTTGTCTtagtaaaatattaaatctaTTTCAATTGCACATGAACACCTTGGTAAAGTAAACTATATGTGCAGTTATAATAGATCTGTGTTTAAAGCAGACAGACAGTCATTAGAAACCACACGGAGTAGAGAAGACTATCAAAGTCCAAAGTGAATCTTAAAGACTGACCAGGAAAACAAGAGACAAGACACTGCCTGATATGGCACAAGTGATTAAATTACTGACGgtcttacaaaaaaaaaagtcgtTGCATCTATTTGAAGTTCCTCATGGATTTAATACACTGCTAAAATGCTTCGATGCAGAGGTTCCGTAATGTTTAAAgtagcaaaatatatatatttttttactcgAACATTATTCCACAAGATTACAAGGCATCTCCTTCACTTAATATTGGACCTTAAAATGAGTAAGATGGTAGATCTAGAATGGGGATAAGAAAAAGTTGACATTAAAGGCTGCTGCGTTTGACAGTATAACTCCATTTTGACAATAAAACAGCTGACAAGTTTATCAGTTAAAATGTTGCACGTTAATACGGTTCAACAGAAGCTGGAGCATTCTGAGAAACTATTCTtgacttgtttcttttcaaagtttGCCTGCTTCACATTTCTAGTATCGCTGAGGGGATGCAACCTATGATTTTACAGCCAATACGACTTCTTGCGATACGCAAAAATCAGGTGTGAGCTGAAGCCCCTTTACATCAGGGCTGTAACTTTCACCCAGTATTCCTCTTCGCAAACGCTCACGCTGAACTACAGTCAGTCATTATTTGGAGCATTCTTCAGCCAAGATCTTCAACAGAGTGACTGGTGATTTAAGAAGCCCTACCTGAAACATTCTTAAGAGGCCCAGTTACCAGAGTATGTGTGCTCTGATTCTTCTGGGTTATTTCTTAAACACAAGCCTTTTAACATCCCAAGTTGAAGATCCCATAAAATTCAAGTATCTAAAGTCTTACTGGTTTCAAGACCTGATCTTCAAGCTTGTGTTGCTCTAAAGTCACTTGCAGAAGCGTATCTTTCAAACTACTGCATAACCCACTCACTCACTTTGGTATCTTTTTGCAGATGATCAAGGGAATATTTGATTTTTGCACCAAGATAACAACTAATGTAGATAACTGGGTCCAAACAGCATTGTTACGTTGCTTTAAGAAACATGGCAATATTGACGATGTATGATAAGTGCTCCACTATGTGTCATCCACAttaagcagcagagaaaacacatAGGCAGACTAGATTCCTCTGCACTAAAGCCCAGCAgattgaaaaaaagaatatgcaGGAATATAACCTGTTCTCAAAATAAATTGTATAATATAGGCATGCACAACTTCACAGATCTAAACAAAATCAAGAGGCAGGACCTAAAACACAGGCATTAGGAAGAATTCTGCAACGCCTTGACGTTTGCAATCCAATGAAATTCTAACCACTTTGAATGAGAGTATCAGCGTGACTCCTCCAAATACGTTTGTAAAACAGACATTAAAGCAAGTTTAGCCTACGTGAACAAAAGCTTTTGAAGTGATCTACTGAAATCAGAGGGAGAATAAACAAGTTACATTTCAAAGAGTTTTCCATGTAAACCACCTATTACTTCTCATTTTGGCTtaactgaattaaaacagaTATACACGGAACATCTTAAAAACAATcaattttgcttgctttgcaaTTAAATACTGCTTTCAAGGAACTGAAAACACCAAGTTTTAACAGTAATTTTAGAATCAGAGTACTGGCTGAAAATGGCAGCTTTGACATTTACAACACAGTGGAGctaataaatacaaaatacacagcttttggggaaaaaaaaagctcacaaGGCACTTGCTATAGTGGTCCATTAAATAAACAGTGTATATAGTGCACCCTTAAAACATCGTTGTTACACATCAAGCTTTTCCAGTGTTAAACTTGCGATTTATTAGAACAAACCATTGTGTTCCGTGTATTCTAAAGCAGTTATGGAGCAGCCTTGATTCATATATAATGTAAATCAAGCAAATGAGGAGAGGGGCAGAGGAGAGAACTTCAAATAATTTCTTGTTGTGTTAGAAGTTTTTCCCCGTATAACAATGAAATTAAGCACAGAATACCATTCTGACTCTCCTCCCTGTCCCCAATCCCAAAAGCTACATTCCTGCTACCCTAAGAGCCCGGTGTCTGATTCTATCATCACCTACTGGTGTGGCTCATCATTTGCggctttgaaaaataatgtgcATGACAGTAGCACGAAGCTACTTCCCTTTCCAGAGCAAAGACTGGCAGATAAGAAGAGTGTCTAACTTTGACAAATACTTTTCcaacaatttaaaaatgttaaaagacATAATCACACTTGAAAATGGTTcgatctttttttttgttcacagCATACTTCAAGGGCCAGTTACACCTCCCAGCATTTCTCTGTAGGAATGGGTTCTTCATCTCCCTTTAGAAAGTATGCATATATTAAGCCATACTTTTTAATTACTCCCAGACTGAGAAAGCTTAGATtacaccaaaaaaataaaataaaatctgtcgTCTTGAGGTTTCCACAACTGTGTGCTGAACAGAACAAGGAAAGCTGTCTTTGACTGAAAGATCTGTAGGTTGGCCATCGAAGGAGAAGTTACCATTCCAAATTAAGAACAGTCCTGAAACATTAGCGAGAGTACTGACTTGTTCAGGGGACTTTCTACTTCAGCCCACTCTGTCACTGTAtagttatctt
The window above is part of the Coturnix japonica isolate 7356 chromosome 2, Coturnix japonica 2.1, whole genome shotgun sequence genome. Proteins encoded here:
- the BCL2 gene encoding apoptosis regulator Bcl-2, whose translation is MAHPGRRGYDNREIVLKYIHYKLSQRGYDWAAGEDRPPVPPALAPAAAPAAVAAAGASSHHRPEPPGSAAASEVPPAEGLRPAPPGVHLALRQAGDEFSRRYQRDFAQMSGQLHLTPFTAHGRFVAVVEELFRDGVNWGRIVAFFEFGGVMCVESVNREMSPLVDNIATWMTEYLNRHLHNWIQDNGGWDAFVELYGNSMRPLFDFSWISLKTILSLVLVGACITLGAYLGHK